The Deinococcus aquiradiocola genomic interval TCATCGGCAGTCGCCTGCTGCGTCACTGATACGGATTCCGGCTGAATCCCGCAGCGTTCGCGGGTTCGGTCCGAAAGGGAGCACTCCGTGTTCCGGCACCCAGACAAGGCTCTCCCCTGCCCCGCCCCGACCGTGCGTCCGGGCGGGGCGCCGTTTGGCCGAAAGGCGGCGCGGCACACCATCCGCAGGGCCGTGTGGCGGGCAGGGCGGGACCGCAGCGCCCTGGGGCGGCGCTACACTGTCCGGCGTGCCCCAGCCAGACCTGATCGCCCTGCTCATCCGTATCGCCCAGACGCCCGCGCCCACCTTCGAGGAGGGGGCCCGCGCGCGACTGATCGCGGACCTGTGGGCCGAGAGCGGTCATCCGGTCACGCTGGACGACGCCGGGAACGTCGTCGTGCGGCTCGGCCCGGCGCGTGGGCAGGCGCTCGCGCTCGCGTCTCACCTCGATACGGTCTTCTCGGCGGACACGGATGTCCGCGTGCGGCAGGAGGGCCACCGCCTGATCGGGCCGGGCGTGGGCGACAACAGCGCCAGCCTGACCGTCATGACAGCCTTCCTGCAGGGCCTGGACGTGCAGACGCTGCGCCGCCCGCTGTGGCTGGTCGCGAACGTCGGTGAGGAAGGTCTGGGCGACCTGAAAGGCGCCAAGCACCTGCTGAACGCGCACGCGAGCGAACTGGCGGCCTTCGTCGCGGTGGACGGGTACCTGGGCGTGGCCGTCACGCGCGCGGTCGGCGTGCGCCGTTACCGGGTGCGGTTCACTGGGCCCGGCGGTCACTCGTGGGGGGATCAGACGCCGAGTGCCCTGCATGCGCTGGGCCTCGCCATCACTGCGCTGTACAGCCTGCCGCTGCCGCTGCACCCGCGCACGACGCTGAACGTCGGGCACGCGAGCGGCGGGACGAGCGTGAACAGCATCGCGGGCAGCGCCGAACTGCTGCTCGACCTGCGCTCCCTGGACGCCGGGCACCTGAGCAGCCTCGACAGCCGTGCCCGACACGCCCTGGAGGGCGCGGCGCGGCAGGCGGGCGTGCAGGTGACGCTGGACCTCGTGGGGGACCGGCCGGGCGGCGACCTGAACGCCGAGGCGCTTCTCGCGATGGCGCGGCGCGCGGCGCTCCCGTCCGGGCTGGACATCCGCAGCGCCGCGAGCAGCACCGACGCGAACGCGGCCGTGCCGCACAACCTGCCGGCCATCGCACTCGGCGTGTACCGGGGCGGGCACGCGCACCGCGAGGACGAGTGGGTACAGACAGAAAGCCTGGAGGTCGGGCTGGGCGTGCTGCGCCGCTTCGTGGACGCGTACCAGCGGCAACCGCTCGCCTGAACCGGCGCACCGCTCCGACATGCCGACCGTGAATTCCGGGCGGCCGCGCCTGCTACCCTGACGCTCATGACGAATCAGCAGACAGCAGTCCCCGCCGCGCGGCGCTGGGACGTGGTGGTGCTCGGTGGCGGCGACCCCGGCGATCCCTTCGCGGCGGCGCACGGCGTGGCCGTCAAACCGCTCGTGCCGGTCGCGGGCGCTCCCATGGCCCTGCACGTCC includes:
- a CDS encoding M20/M25/M40 family metallo-hydrolase; translation: MPQPDLIALLIRIAQTPAPTFEEGARARLIADLWAESGHPVTLDDAGNVVVRLGPARGQALALASHLDTVFSADTDVRVRQEGHRLIGPGVGDNSASLTVMTAFLQGLDVQTLRRPLWLVANVGEEGLGDLKGAKHLLNAHASELAAFVAVDGYLGVAVTRAVGVRRYRVRFTGPGGHSWGDQTPSALHALGLAITALYSLPLPLHPRTTLNVGHASGGTSVNSIAGSAELLLDLRSLDAGHLSSLDSRARHALEGAARQAGVQVTLDLVGDRPGGDLNAEALLAMARRAALPSGLDIRSAASSTDANAAVPHNLPAIALGVYRGGHAHREDEWVQTESLEVGLGVLRRFVDAYQRQPLA